In Pleurocapsa sp. PCC 7319, the following are encoded in one genomic region:
- the chlG gene encoding chlorophyll synthase ChlG → MSESSSTKLDKSDNSGNSKTRQLLGMKGAASGETSLWKIRLQLMKPITWIPLIWGVVCGAASSGNFSWTLENVLLAAACMFLSGPLMTGYTQTVNELYDREIDAINEPYRPIPSGAISLPQVKVQIFVLLLAGLALAYGLDVAVDHDFPTILCIALGGSFIAYIYSAPPLKLKQNGWLGTYALGSSYIALPWWTGHALFGHLNWTIVILTLIYSFAGLGIAIVNDFKSVEGDRALGLKSLPVMFGVTTAAWICVIAIDIFQLGIGSYLVAIHENIYAIIVFCLVVPQIVFQNIYFLKNPLEYDVKYQASAQPFLVLGMLFTGLALGHAGI, encoded by the coding sequence CCTCTTCAACCAAATTAGACAAATCAGATAACTCAGGCAATTCTAAAACTCGTCAATTGCTTGGTATGAAAGGTGCCGCCTCGGGAGAGACTTCTCTCTGGAAAATAAGGTTGCAACTGATGAAGCCCATCACATGGATTCCCTTAATTTGGGGGGTAGTGTGTGGAGCAGCCTCTTCCGGTAATTTTTCGTGGACTCTGGAAAATGTCCTTTTAGCAGCAGCCTGTATGTTCCTTTCTGGACCATTAATGACTGGATATACCCAAACCGTTAATGAACTATATGACCGCGAAATTGATGCTATCAACGAGCCTTATCGCCCCATTCCTTCGGGAGCAATTTCTCTACCACAAGTAAAAGTACAGATTTTTGTACTCTTGTTGGCAGGATTAGCATTGGCTTATGGTTTGGATGTAGCCGTAGATCATGATTTTCCTACTATTCTCTGTATTGCTCTTGGTGGTTCGTTTATCGCTTATATTTATTCTGCGCCACCATTAAAACTCAAGCAAAATGGTTGGTTGGGCACTTATGCTTTGGGTTCGAGTTATATTGCCTTGCCCTGGTGGACTGGTCATGCCCTGTTTGGTCATCTAAACTGGACAATTGTAATTTTGACCCTAATTTACAGTTTTGCTGGATTGGGTATAGCTATTGTTAATGATTTTAAGAGTGTAGAAGGCGATCGCGCTTTGGGTTTAAAATCCCTGCCTGTTATGTTTGGAGTAACTACTGCAGCTTGGATTTGTGTCATTGCGATCGATATTTTTCAACTTGGTATCGGCAGTTATTTAGTAGCAATTCATGAAAATATTTATGCCATTATTGTTTTTTGCTTAGTCGTACCTCAGATAGTGTTTCAGAATATATATTTTCTCAAGAATCCCCTGGAATACGATGTTAAATATCAAGCTAGTGCCCAGCCTTTTCTGGTTTTAGGAATGCTATTTACAGGTCTGGCTTTGGGACATGCAGGAATTTAA
- a CDS encoding DUF6391 domain-containing protein, with protein sequence MSDATYNIAGFDFALTNPNQDSEIIKQLGFIPGLKELLIIRQVHALEHATVWMLSNPLNSKKNKFSINYLSTDNETIGGLSTEKGFYLYGDINPNKLRKAVASALTRLQQGEWNLALHPRCGTNSSVAVMLTTGMAITAHFTLPREPIHQLLGIGIAAFTANYLAPDIGMYVQKYITTAIPFNLKLKNITKIVDRSGNSGYFVSLNWIAN encoded by the coding sequence ATGAGCGATGCCACTTACAATATTGCAGGATTTGATTTTGCCCTCACTAATCCCAATCAAGATAGTGAAATAATTAAACAGCTCGGCTTTATTCCTGGCTTAAAGGAGTTGCTTATCATACGTCAGGTTCACGCATTGGAACATGCTACTGTTTGGATGTTAAGCAATCCACTCAACTCGAAGAAAAATAAATTTTCTATTAATTATTTGTCCACTGATAATGAAACTATTGGTGGGCTTTCTACTGAAAAAGGGTTTTATCTCTATGGTGATATAAACCCCAACAAGTTAAGAAAGGCAGTAGCTTCAGCTTTAACTCGCCTCCAGCAAGGAGAGTGGAATTTAGCACTTCATCCTCGATGTGGTACAAATTCTTCCGTTGCTGTAATGCTTACCACGGGAATGGCTATAACAGCTCACTTTACCCTGCCACGAGAACCAATTCATCAGCTACTAGGTATAGGAATAGCCGCTTTTACTGCTAACTACCTTGCTCCTGACATTGGGATGTACGTACAGAAGTACATTACCACCGCTATTCCCTTCAATCTCAAGCTCAAAAATATAACCAAAATTGTCGATCGCTCTGGTAATTCAGGTTACTTTGTTAGCCTGAATTGGATTGCTAACTAA